The Hymenobacter swuensis DY53 genome includes the window ACGGTGGCCTTTTTAGGGTCGATGCCTATGGATACGGCGGGCGTCTCGCCGGCCGTGTAGCCTTCCTCCCGCAGCCGCCGGGTTTCGGCCAGCTTCTCCTTGCACACCCGCTGCCGCTCCCGCAGCGTGGTGTACTTATTCATCCCCGTGTATTGCTTGCGGACGAACTCCTGCTTGTCCGTATTCCAGATCCGGTAGTCGATATACTACCGCTTGGACATGTCCCCATCCGCATCAAATAATCGGGGCTCGTACTTGGGGGCGTACATGGAGGTGTGATAAAACTGTGATAAAAAAACTAACAAGCACAAAAAAACGGCCTTTCCGCAATGGAAAGGCCGTTTTTGTAAGTAGCGGGGACGAGAGTTGAACTCGTGACCTCAGGGTTATGAATCCTGTGCTCTAACCAACTGAGCTACCCCGCCCTGTTTGGTGGTGCAAATGTAGCAACAAGATTTAATGTTGTGCAAGTGTTGTGCAAAAAAAAACCCGCGTATATTGGCTGCCGGGCCGCTTTTTCTACATGAGCATGGCCGTTAAATTCTTCACTTTGTTCTGCTTATGCCCCTTTCTGCCACTCGCCTCAAACACCGGTTTACGGTCGAATATCCCATTAACGCTTCCCCTAAAATCCTGTACCCGTACTTGGCTTCGGCTTCCGGCCTTTCGCACTGGTTCTGTCAGGACGTGAAAATTGAAGGTGGGCACCTCTACAATTTCATCTGGGACAATCAGCCGCACTATGCTGAAATGGCCTCCCATCGTACCAACCGTTCGGCTCGGTTTGTTTTTCTGGACGAGAACAAACGGCATGCTGCCGATGCCAACTTCTTGGACTTTCTGATTGAAGAGTCACAGCTGACTCAGGAGGTGTATCTGCGGGTAGTGGACTACTCAGAGGAAACGGACACTATTGAGTTGCAGGAAATGTGGGATAGTCTGATTCTGAAACTTCGCGAACAGGTAGGAGGGTAGCATTTGTTTACTCAGGTAGGCAGGGAGCAGGCACGAAACGAGGCGTATCTTCGTTTCCTGTTTGCTCCCTTTCTTTTTGCGCTAGGGTGTTGCTCACTGGCTGGCGAAGCATATGAAAAAACTCGATAAACTGATCCTGCGGGCCTTTGCCGGACCGTTTCTGCTCACCTTTGCCGTGGTGGAGTTCATCTTCCTGACGCAGTATATGCTCAAGTATATGGACGACTTGGTAGGCAAAGACCTTGGCCTGGGCGTTATCGGCCAGCTGCTATTCTATTTCGCCGTGATGCTGGTGCCCATTGCGCTACCACTGGCTGTGTTGCTTTCCTCACTGATGACGTATGGGACGCTGGGGGAACATCATGAGCTGACGGCCATAAAAACGGCGGGCATCTCCCTCACGCGCATCCTGCGGCCTGTGATGCTGGTGAGTGCCATGCTGGCGGGCGGAGCTTTCTGGTACAACAACGTGGTGGTGCCCAAGGCCAACCTGGAAGCGTTCAGCTTGCTCTGGGACGTGCGGCAGCAGAAACTGGCCCTAGATATTCGGGAAGGCGTGTTCTACAACGGTATTCCGGGCTTTACCATCAAAGTAAACCAGAAGATGGGGGAAAACGGCGACCTGCTGAAGGGTGTGATGATTTACGACCATACCCAAAGCCGGGGCGGCAGCACTATCATCCTGGCCGATTCGGGCCGCATGTTCACGCGTTTTGGGGGGCAGTATCTGGGGCTGGAACTGTTCCGGGGCCGCACGTACGTGGAGCAGCCCTCGGCTGAAAACCGCTCCGGAGCCAGTTTTATCCGGCAGAATTTTGACCGCAACCTGATAACCTTCTCCCTGGCCTCCTTTGGGCTGGACCGTACCAAAAAGGAGTTGTTCAACACAAACAAGATGATGCTGGACCTCTCCCAACTGGCACATTTTACCGATTCGCTGCACAACCGCCTGTTTCTGGAGCGTCGGCTGCTGATTCCGCAGCTCAACCCGTATTACACTTATCTGCGCCTTGATACGACTGGCCACATGGCTATACAGCGCGTAGAGAATTGGCAGGTGCCCGCCGCTGAACTGAAGCCAGTGAGCCTGAACATTACGCAGCAGGCAGCCAACCGGGCCCGCAATGTTCATTCATTCCTAGGTACTTCGGCGGAGCGGCTGATCAACCTAAACAAGGAAACTGCCAATTACCGCATCGAAACCTACCGCAAATACACGCAGTCGGCGGCCATTTTGCTGATGTTCCTGATTGGGGCTCCGCTGGGAGCTATCATTAAGAAAGGTGGTATTGGTATTCCCATTCTGGTTTCTATCGTCTTTTTCATTGTATACTACGTGCTGTCCATCATGGGGGAAAAGTACGGTCGGGAAATGGTGATGCCTGTTGGAATTGGCATGTGGATGTCGGCGGCAGTATTGCTGCCTATTGGCTTGTTTTTCCTCTACCAAGCTCGCCACGACTCCGGTATTATGGATGTTAACTGGAGCCGGTTCGCGCCGCAATGGTTACGCTGGCCTTTGCGAGGCTATAAGAAGGCAGTGTGAGGAGCGTGGTAGGAAATGGGGAGAAATGTGCAAATTGATAATGGGTAATACATTCCAACGCATATATCACATTAACTGCTTACCTTTGCGGCCACCCCGAAATGCGGGGTGGCTTTCTTTTTTTCATTTTTAAATCCAGGACGGGGAAACCTATCTGCCGATGAAACTCACTACCGAAGCAAAACAGGCTATTTTCGAGAAAAACAGCCTGCAAAAAGTAGCCACCGACACGGGTTCGGCCGAGGCTCAGATTGCATTGTTCACGCACCGCATCTCACACCTCACCGAGCACCTGAAAGTGAACAAAAAAGACTTCTCGACTCGTTTGGGTCTGCTGAAGCTTGTTGGTAAGCGTCGTCGCATGCTGGACTACCTCCAGCACCGCGAAATCAACCGCTACCGCGCCATCATCAAGGAGCTGGGCATTCGTAAGTAAGCCCACCGCCTGGAGCAGGGAGCCTTCCACCCCGGAAGGTTCCCTGCTCTTTTTTTGTCCGAAACCAAGTGCACCATTTGCCAGCTTCGGTCGTTGAATTTTCAGAATATGATTTTTTAGAGCAAAATGGGGCCGCTGCCGGTCCCGTTTTTACGGCTGCTCGCCCGCTGCACGCTTTCCACAAGCACCCTCTCAGATGCCCAATTACACCGCGGTTACCAAACACATTACGCTGCCCGACGGGCGGCAGATTTCCATCGAAACCGGCAAGCTGGCCAAATTTGCCGACGGCGCCGTAGTGGTGCGCCTCGGCGACGCCATGCTGCTGGCTACGGTCGTGTCGCAGCCCAGCTCGCGCGGCGACGTGGATTTCCTGCCCCTGTCGGTTGATTACCAAGAGAAATTCGGTGGTGCCGGCAACATTCCCGGCTCGTTCCAGCGCCGCGAAGGCCGCCTCTCGGATTACGAAATCCTGGTGTGCCGTATCGTAGACCGTATCCTGCGCCCGATGTTCCCCAAGGACTATCACTACGAGGTGCAGGTGATGATTACCCTGATTTCGGCCGATAAAACCGTGCAGCCCGACGCCCTGGCCGCCCTGGCTGCCTCGGCTGCCCTCTCGATTTCGGATATTCCCTTCGCTGGCCCCATCTCGGAGGTTCGCGTGGCCCGCATCGACGGCAAGCTGCAAATCAACCCCCTCACCGCCGACATTACTCGCGCCGACATTGACCTGATTGTAGGGGCCACGGCTGATTCGGTAGCCATGGTGGAAGGCGAAATGAACGAAGTGAGCGAAGAGGAAATGGTCGAAGCCATTGCCTTCGCCCACGAAGCTATCAAGGAGCAGGTGCGCGTGCAGCTGGAGCTGGCCGCCGAAGTGGAGAAATCCCACGTGAAGCGCGAGTACCCCAAGTACGAGGAAAACGACGATCTGAAGAAGCGCATCCACGAGGGCGTATATGAGCACGCCTACAAAGTGGCGCACTCGGGCAACCCCAGCAAGGCCGGCCGCAAGGAAGGCTTTGGCGCCATTAAGAAGTCGCTGACCGAGAAACTGCTGGAAGAGCAGCCCGAGCTGGACATGAAGATGTTCGGCCGCTACTACTCGTCGGCCGAGAAGAAGGCCATCCGTGACATGATGATCAAGGAGCGTACCCGCCTCGACGGCCGCGCCCTGACGGAAATCCGCCCTATCTGGAGCGAGGTGAACTACCTGCCCGGTGCCCACGGCTCGGCTTTGTTCACTCGCGGCGAAACCCAGTCGCTGACCACCGTAGCCCTCGGCACCAAGCTCGATGAGCAGATCATCGACACGGCCATGACCTCGGGCTACAGCAAATTCATGCTGCACTACAACTTTCCAGCCTTCTCGACCGGTGAAGTGAAGCCTAACCGCGGCCCTGGCCGCCGCGAAATCGGCCACGGCAACCTAGCCCAACGCTCACTGAAGAAGGTAATGCCTTCCGACGACGAGAACCCCTACACCGTGCGTATCGTGTCGGACATCTTGGAGTCGAACGGTTCCAGCTCGATGGCTACCGTTTGCGCTGGTTCGATGGCCTTGATGGACGCTGGTATTCCGGTGCGTGCTGCCGTTTCGGGTATTGCCATGGGCCTCGTGCAGGATAAGGAAACCGGCGAATACGCCGTGCTTTCCGATATTCTGGGCGATGAGGACCACCTCGGCGACATGGACTTCAAAGTAACCGGCACCGAGAAAGGTATCGTGGCTTGCCAGATGGACATCAAAATCCAGGGCTTGAGCGCCGAAATCATGACGGCTGCCCTGCACCAGGCCCGCGAAGGCCGTCTGCACATCCTGCGCGAGATGGCCAAGACCATTGCTGCGCCGGCTGCTGAGCTGAAGCCTCACACCCCTCGCTCGCACAAAATGCTGATTGATAAGGAGTACATCGGTGCCGTTATCGGACCCGGTGGCAAAGTCATCCAGCAGATCCAGAAGGACACCAACGCCACGGTTATCATCGAGGAGAAGGACGAGAAAGGCCACGTAAGCATTTACGCTTCCAACCAGGAAGATATGCAGGCCGCCATCGACCGGATCCGGGCCATTGCCGCCACGCCGGAAATCGGCGAGACCTACAAAGGCAAAGTGCGCAGCATTCAGCCGTACGGCGCGTTTGTGGAAATCATGCCGGGCAAAGATGGGCTGCTGCACATCTCGGAGGTTTCGCACGAGCGCCTCGCCGCGCTGGAAGGGGTGCTGGAAGTAGGGCAGGAGATTGACGTAAAACTGCTCGACATCGACAAAAAGACCGGTAAATACCGCCTCTCGCGCAAGGTGCTGCTTCCGAAACCGGAGCGCGCCGCCGATACCAACGGTGCGGCCTAAACCGCCCCACCGAACTTTCGCGGGTACCGGGGTGTTGCTTTCAACTGACCCGGTACCCGCGTTTGGGTATCCCTCGTATACCGGACCAACACGACCTTACTAGCATCAACAACTCAACTCTCTCGCGCCCGCAATGAGACAGCTAAAAATCAGCAAGCAGATCACCAACCGCGAAAGCCAGTCGCTGGATAAATACCTCCAGGAGATTGGCAAGGTGGATCTGTTAACCCCCGACGAGGAGGTAACGCTGGCGCAACGCATCAAAGAAGGTGACCAGCAAGCGCTGGAAAAACTCACCAAGGCTAACCTACGCTTCGTGGTGTCGGTGGCCAAGCAGTACCAGAACCAGGGCCTAAGCCTGGGCGATTTGATCAACGAGGGCAACCTCGGCCTGATCAAAGCAGCCAAGCGCTTCGACGAAACTCGGGGCTTCAAATTCATTTCCTACGCCGTATGGTGGATTCGCCAGTCGATTCTGCAGGCCTTGGCCGAGCAGAGCCGCATCGTGCGTCTGCCCCTGAACCGGGTTGGCTCGCTGAACAAAATCAGCAAGTCGTTCTCGGAGCTGGAGCAGAAGTTTGAGCGCGAGCCCTCGCCCGAGGAAATTGCCGAAGTACTGGAGCTGACTACCTCGGAAGTGGTGGACACGCTCAAGATTTCGGGCCGCCACGTATCGGTGGATGCGCCGTTTGTGCAGGGCGAAGAAAACCGCCTGCTCGACGTGCTCGAAAACGAGGACGAAGAATCGCCCGACACTGGCCTGATGAACGACTCGCTCCGCAAGGAAGTGCAGCGCGCCTTGAGCACGCTCACCAAGCGCGAAGCCGACGTCATCACGCTTTACTTCGGCCTGAACGGGGAACACTCGCTCACGCTGGAAGAAATCGGGGAGAAGTTCAACCTGACCCGCGAACGGGTGCGCCAGATCAAAGAGAAGGCCATCCGCCGTCTGCGCCACACCTCGCGCAGCAAGGCCCTGAAGCCGTACCTGGGGTAAGTAGTTCTACCCCGCAGCAGAAAACCCTGGCCTTTGGTTGGGGTTTTTTGTTGAATACGTGTCGGCGGCCTCCGTATTATCCTGCTTTCCCGGCGTTTCGGACAAAGTGGCCGATGTGCAGAGTTGGCGCAATTTTCGGCAATACGGAGTCGCACCGGATGAAAACCCGGGACGCGTGTACTTTTGCATCCCAATCTTAACCCTTCATGGCGCTGGCGCAAGCTGCCGCTACTTTCTCCTGTATGGCGACTACCACTCCGGAACACATCAAGTGTCTGATTATCGGCTCCGGCCCGGCCGGCTACACGGCGGCTATTTACGCGGCCCGCGCCAACCTCAACCCCGTGATGTACCAAGGCCTGCAGCCCGGCGGCCAGCTCACGATTACCAACGACGTCGAGAACTTCCCCGGCTACCCCGACGGCATTATGGGTCCCGAAATGATGGAGGACCTCAAGAAGCAGGCCGCCCGCTTCGGTACCGATATCCGCTACGGCATCGCCACCTCGGTGGACTTCTCGGGCCACCCGCACCGCGTGACGGTGGATGAGAACCTGGAGTTGACGGCCGATACCATCATCATTGCCACCGGCGCCTCGGCCAAGTGGCTGGGGCTGCCCTCGGAGCAGCGCCTGAACGGCTCAGGCGTATCGGCCTGCGCCGTGTGCGACGGGTTCTTCTACCGCGGCAAGGACGTAGCCATTGTGGGTGCCGGCGACACGGCAGCCGAAGAGGCTACCTATCTGGCCAACCTGTGCAACAAGGTGTACATGATTGTGCGGAAAGGCGAGATGCGCGCCTCGAAAATCATGCAGAAGCGCGTGACCGACAACCCCAAGATTGAGGTGCTCTGGAATACGGTAACCGACGAAATCCTGGGCGAGCACGCCGTGGACGGCGCCCGCGTGAAAAACGTGCTGGATGGCACCACCCGCGACCTGGCCATTGAGGGCTTCTTCGTAGCCATCGGCCACGACCCGAACTCGAAAATCTTCCAGCCCTACCTGCACCACGATGAGCAGGGCTACCTGAAAACCATTCCCGGCACGGCCAAAACCAACGTGGACGGCGTATTCGCCTGCGGCGACGTGCAGGACTACACCTACCGCCAGGCCGTAACGGCCGCCGGCTCCGGCTGCATGGCCGCCCTCGACGCCGAGCGTTACCTAGCTGCTTTGGGCGACCATTAGGCGAAATGGTGAGTTAGTGATTCAGTGAGTTTGACGCCAAACACTATTCAAGGTGGCTGTGCGTTCAACCCACTAAATCACTAACTCACCACTTCACTATTTCACCATTTCACTGTTTTGCCCTTGCTGCATTTTTTGAAAACATGGCTGCTGCCGCTGCTACTGATCGGGCTGTTTGTAGGCTTGCCCGGCCAGCTGCTGGCCCAGCGCCGCAAAGTACCGGAGCCGAAGGCAAAAGCCGGTTCGGCCGGCAAGCGGAGCGACTTTTTTCGGATTAAGTCGCCCACTATTCGCTACGTGCGACCTGATACGACCATTCTCATTGAAACGGAGGAACTGCCCGACGAGGGCTCCGACGCAGCCAAATCCATCTTCTTCAACCCCGCTAAAAAGCTCTCTATCGTGAGTGAGGATACGTCCACGCTCAACGAGGGGGAGCAGCATATTGTGGAGGTAAAGGAGCAGGTGCAGATTGACTCCTCCTGGATCCAGGTGGCAGGGTATTACGCCATCTGGGATACGCACAATATCAACCCGTACCGGGTGGATGGCCGCCGCATCAAGGATACGCTAAACCTGAAACTGACGGAACCGGATCGGCAGCGCTACGCCAAAATGCCGCTGGTGAAAACGCCTCTGACCTCTGATTTCGGGTTCCGCGGCTACCGCTGGCACTACGGCGTAGACCTGGACCTGGAAACCGGCGACTCGGTGAAAGCGGCCTTTGACGGGGTTGTGCGCATTGTAAAATGGGACGGTTCGGGCTACGGCAACTATGTGCTCATCCGCCACTATAACGGCATCGAAACGCTTTACGGGCACATGCAGAAGTCATTGGTGACGCCGGGTACGTTTGTAAAGGCCGGACAGCTGATTGGCCGGGGCGGCAGTACAGGGCGCAGCAGCGGCTCGCATCTGCACTTTGAGGTGCGCTACGAGGGCAACCCCATCGACCCGGAGCAGATGTACGATTTCCCGGATTACCGGCTCATCAAAGACAACTTCCAGATTACTTCGGGCCTGTTTGCTTACTACAGCAAGTCGTTGAAGTACCGGGGCGGCAGCGTGCCGGGGGCGGCCAGCAGCAGTAGCCGAAGCAGCAGTGCCGCCAAGCCCACGCAGGCCCGGCGCATTGTGTCACACAAAATCCGCAGTGGCGATACGCTGTCGGAAATTGCCGACAAGTACGGGGTTTCGCAGGCCCAGATCCGGCGGCTGAACGGTGGCACCGCCGTGCTGCGCGTGGGCCGGACGCTACGGATTAAGTAAACAAGCTTCTTTTTTGATTTGTGAAAAGCCCCGCTGCGGTAGTAATCCGGCGGGGCTTTTTGGTGTCTCAGCCTTCGATTATCAGCCCGCTGCGTGGCGAAGATTATCTATCTTTTGGCAGCAGGTGCGTGCCGTGGTGTTGACGGCATGCACCGGTCGTTGCTGCTGAATATTCTGTCCGCTGCCCATGTTCGTCCACCTTGATCTGGCCCTTGTGTTTCACCTGTTCTGCATCGTGCAGGGGCTGAGTACGGCCGCGTACCTGCTGGCGGGGCCACGCCGGCCGGGCAACCGATGGCTGGGGCTGTTGTTGCTGGCCCTCACGCTGCAGGTGATTGATTATTTTCTGAGCCGCTCGGGTGTGTACTACCGCAGCCAGTGGCTGTATTTCACGCCGCTGTTCTTCTCCTGGGGTTTCGGGCCGCTGCTGCTGGCGTACGTGCGGGCGCCGTACGGTGCCCGGCCGCTGCGGTGGCCGCACTTCGGGCCGGTGGCGGGGCAGGCACTGTTCTACGTGGTGCTGGCAGTGCAGTCGTTTGATGCCAAAACATGGTTCTGGCTGAACGTGCATAAGCCCTGGACACGCTACCTCGAGCACTACGGGGCGGTGCTGTCGGTGCTGCTGTATGCGGGGCTGGCGCTCGGCTTTCTGAGCCGGCAGTCCCGGCCGGCCCGGTGGCTACGGCCGGGGTTGCTGGGTGTGGGCCTGTTCTACGCGGCCGCTGCCCTGGACCCGGTGGTGAACAGCGCCTACCTGCCCGCCGGGGGGGCAAAATTCTACCTCACCAGTCTGGTGCTGCCCGTGCTTGCCTATGCGCTGGCGTTGGGGGGGTGGCTGAAAAATACCGCTACGCCGGTGCCGCACTTGGTCGGAGCGGCATCGGCTGAAGCGGCATCTGGCTTGTCGGAAGTCGCAATGCCCGCCGCAAACGCAGCAGCTCCCAGCAAAGAGCCGCCGCAAGTAAACCCTGAGCAACTGGCGCGGGTGGTGGCCGCCTTCGAGCAGGAGCATGTGTTCCGCAACCCCGACCTGACCCTCGACAGCTTGGCGGAGCTGCTGGACCTGACGCCTAATGCCGCGTCGCAGTTGCTGAATGCCGGGCTGGGGCAGTCGTTTCACGAGCTGGTGAACGGCTACCGGCTGGAGGAGGTGAAGCGCCGCCTGCTGACTCCCGATGCTCGTCGGCTGACGGTGCTGGCTCTGGCCTTGGAAGCGGGCTTCAATCCCAAGACTACTTTCAACCGGGTATTCAAGGAAAAGACCGGCCTGACGCCCAAAGAGTACCAAAAGAAGTACCAAGCTACCCATCGGGACGATTCGGTGACGGCCGCCGGCTAGGTTTGCTGTCGTCATCATAGTCCTACCTACTATGCGCTTGCTTGTACTGCTGCCGCTCCTGCTGAGCTACCTGGGCTCTGTGCCTAGTCTCGCTCAGGCTCCCGCCGCTTCGCCCTTGCCCGCCTCGGTGCCCGCCCGCATCCGGGCCGTGGAAAACAGCCTGCTGCCTTACGTGCCGGTAGCCGGCCTGCCGGGCTGGAACCTCTTGGACCGCAT containing:
- a CDS encoding START-like domain-containing protein, whose protein sequence is MPLSATRLKHRFTVEYPINASPKILYPYLASASGLSHWFCQDVKIEGGHLYNFIWDNQPHYAEMASHRTNRSARFVFLDENKRHAADANFLDFLIEESQLTQEVYLRVVDYSEETDTIELQEMWDSLILKLREQVGG
- a CDS encoding LptF/LptG family permease; its protein translation is MKKLDKLILRAFAGPFLLTFAVVEFIFLTQYMLKYMDDLVGKDLGLGVIGQLLFYFAVMLVPIALPLAVLLSSLMTYGTLGEHHELTAIKTAGISLTRILRPVMLVSAMLAGGAFWYNNVVVPKANLEAFSLLWDVRQQKLALDIREGVFYNGIPGFTIKVNQKMGENGDLLKGVMIYDHTQSRGGSTIILADSGRMFTRFGGQYLGLELFRGRTYVEQPSAENRSGASFIRQNFDRNLITFSLASFGLDRTKKELFNTNKMMLDLSQLAHFTDSLHNRLFLERRLLIPQLNPYYTYLRLDTTGHMAIQRVENWQVPAAELKPVSLNITQQAANRARNVHSFLGTSAERLINLNKETANYRIETYRKYTQSAAILLMFLIGAPLGAIIKKGGIGIPILVSIVFFIVYYVLSIMGEKYGREMVMPVGIGMWMSAAVLLPIGLFFLYQARHDSGIMDVNWSRFAPQWLRWPLRGYKKAV
- the rpsO gene encoding 30S ribosomal protein S15, encoding MKLTTEAKQAIFEKNSLQKVATDTGSAEAQIALFTHRISHLTEHLKVNKKDFSTRLGLLKLVGKRRRMLDYLQHREINRYRAIIKELGIRK
- the pnp gene encoding polyribonucleotide nucleotidyltransferase — encoded protein: MPNYTAVTKHITLPDGRQISIETGKLAKFADGAVVVRLGDAMLLATVVSQPSSRGDVDFLPLSVDYQEKFGGAGNIPGSFQRREGRLSDYEILVCRIVDRILRPMFPKDYHYEVQVMITLISADKTVQPDALAALAASAALSISDIPFAGPISEVRVARIDGKLQINPLTADITRADIDLIVGATADSVAMVEGEMNEVSEEEMVEAIAFAHEAIKEQVRVQLELAAEVEKSHVKREYPKYEENDDLKKRIHEGVYEHAYKVAHSGNPSKAGRKEGFGAIKKSLTEKLLEEQPELDMKMFGRYYSSAEKKAIRDMMIKERTRLDGRALTEIRPIWSEVNYLPGAHGSALFTRGETQSLTTVALGTKLDEQIIDTAMTSGYSKFMLHYNFPAFSTGEVKPNRGPGRREIGHGNLAQRSLKKVMPSDDENPYTVRIVSDILESNGSSSMATVCAGSMALMDAGIPVRAAVSGIAMGLVQDKETGEYAVLSDILGDEDHLGDMDFKVTGTEKGIVACQMDIKIQGLSAEIMTAALHQAREGRLHILREMAKTIAAPAAELKPHTPRSHKMLIDKEYIGAVIGPGGKVIQQIQKDTNATVIIEEKDEKGHVSIYASNQEDMQAAIDRIRAIAATPEIGETYKGKVRSIQPYGAFVEIMPGKDGLLHISEVSHERLAALEGVLEVGQEIDVKLLDIDKKTGKYRLSRKVLLPKPERAADTNGAA
- a CDS encoding sigma-70 family RNA polymerase sigma factor; translation: MRQLKISKQITNRESQSLDKYLQEIGKVDLLTPDEEVTLAQRIKEGDQQALEKLTKANLRFVVSVAKQYQNQGLSLGDLINEGNLGLIKAAKRFDETRGFKFISYAVWWIRQSILQALAEQSRIVRLPLNRVGSLNKISKSFSELEQKFEREPSPEEIAEVLELTTSEVVDTLKISGRHVSVDAPFVQGEENRLLDVLENEDEESPDTGLMNDSLRKEVQRALSTLTKREADVITLYFGLNGEHSLTLEEIGEKFNLTRERVRQIKEKAIRRLRHTSRSKALKPYLG
- the trxB gene encoding thioredoxin-disulfide reductase, which gives rise to MATTTPEHIKCLIIGSGPAGYTAAIYAARANLNPVMYQGLQPGGQLTITNDVENFPGYPDGIMGPEMMEDLKKQAARFGTDIRYGIATSVDFSGHPHRVTVDENLELTADTIIIATGASAKWLGLPSEQRLNGSGVSACAVCDGFFYRGKDVAIVGAGDTAAEEATYLANLCNKVYMIVRKGEMRASKIMQKRVTDNPKIEVLWNTVTDEILGEHAVDGARVKNVLDGTTRDLAIEGFFVAIGHDPNSKIFQPYLHHDEQGYLKTIPGTAKTNVDGVFACGDVQDYTYRQAVTAAGSGCMAALDAERYLAALGDH
- a CDS encoding peptidoglycan DD-metalloendopeptidase family protein, with product MLHFLKTWLLPLLLIGLFVGLPGQLLAQRRKVPEPKAKAGSAGKRSDFFRIKSPTIRYVRPDTTILIETEELPDEGSDAAKSIFFNPAKKLSIVSEDTSTLNEGEQHIVEVKEQVQIDSSWIQVAGYYAIWDTHNINPYRVDGRRIKDTLNLKLTEPDRQRYAKMPLVKTPLTSDFGFRGYRWHYGVDLDLETGDSVKAAFDGVVRIVKWDGSGYGNYVLIRHYNGIETLYGHMQKSLVTPGTFVKAGQLIGRGGSTGRSSGSHLHFEVRYEGNPIDPEQMYDFPDYRLIKDNFQITSGLFAYYSKSLKYRGGSVPGAASSSSRSSSAAKPTQARRIVSHKIRSGDTLSEIADKYGVSQAQIRRLNGGTAVLRVGRTLRIK
- a CDS encoding helix-turn-helix transcriptional regulator, whose protein sequence is MFVHLDLALVFHLFCIVQGLSTAAYLLAGPRRPGNRWLGLLLLALTLQVIDYFLSRSGVYYRSQWLYFTPLFFSWGFGPLLLAYVRAPYGARPLRWPHFGPVAGQALFYVVLAVQSFDAKTWFWLNVHKPWTRYLEHYGAVLSVLLYAGLALGFLSRQSRPARWLRPGLLGVGLFYAAAALDPVVNSAYLPAGGAKFYLTSLVLPVLAYALALGGWLKNTATPVPHLVGAASAEAASGLSEVAMPAANAAAPSKEPPQVNPEQLARVVAAFEQEHVFRNPDLTLDSLAELLDLTPNAASQLLNAGLGQSFHELVNGYRLEEVKRRLLTPDARRLTVLALALEAGFNPKTTFNRVFKEKTGLTPKEYQKKYQATHRDDSVTAAG